A genomic window from Arvicola amphibius chromosome 5, mArvAmp1.2, whole genome shotgun sequence includes:
- the LOC119814538 gene encoding protocadherin beta-7-like — protein MEVRLERPVQKRQVLLLCVFLGAAWVGAEQLQYSVAEETERGTFLANLAKDLGLELEELSARGARIVSDQNTGFLLLSTLTGDLILNAKLDREELCGPTEPCVLTFQVLLENPFQIHRAALHVRDINDNSPIFLDKEIPLKISESTAPGAKFLLERALDSDVGPNSLRNYTISANAYFHIHVHDGGEGTIFPELVLDRTLDREEIAEFTLTLTALDGGSPPRSGTALVRILVLDINDNSPVFVQSLYKVQSLENTPVGSLVVAVSARDLDTGSYGEIAYTFFYATERILQTFQINSTTGDLYLKGELNYEAIQTYSITIQAKDGGGLSGKCTVVVEVMDVNDNSPELLMSSLTSPIAENSPETVVAVFRIRDRDSGNNGKTMCSIPHDLPFVLKPSVENFYTLVTETPLDRETQSEYNITITVTDMGTPRLTTQHTITVQVSDVNDNAPAFTQSSYTLFVHENNSPALHIGTISATDSDSGSNAHITYSLLPTHDPQLDLSSLISINADNGQLFALRALDYETLKTFEFHVGAMDQGSPALSSQALVHVLVLDANDNAPFVLYPLQNASAPFTELLPRAAEPGYLVTKVVAVDRDSGQNAWLSFQLLKATEPGLFSVWAHNGEVRTSRLLSERDAPKHRLLLLVKDNGDPPRSASVTLHVLLVDGFSQPYLPLPEVARDTTQEGDLLTLYLVIALASVSSLFLLSVLLFVGVRLCRRARTASLGGCSAPEGHFPGHLVDVSGTGTLSQSYQYEVCLTGDSGTGEFKFLKPILPDFQDHPLGPEMGENSNCRNNWGFGIQLK, from the coding sequence ATGGAGGTCAGATTGGAGCGACCTGTGCAGAAAAGGCAAGTactgcttctctgtgtgtttctgggaGCTGCTTGGGTTGGCGCCGAACAGCTTCAGTATTCTGTGGCGGAGGAAACTGAGAGGGGCACTTTCCTGGCCAATCTAGCTAAGGATTTGGGGTTGGAGCTGGAGGAACTGTCAGCTCGGGGGGCTAGAATTGTTTCAGACCAGAACACAGGCTTTTTACTGCTCAGTACGCTTACTGGAGACTTAATTCTGAATGCAAAGCTGGACCGGGAGGAGCTGTGCGGCCCCACGGAGCCCTGTGTACTGACATTCCAGGTGCTGTTGGAAAACCCATTTCAGATTCACCGCGCTGCACTGCATGTCAGAGATATAAATGATAATTCCCCAATATTTCTAGACAAAGAAATTCCCTTGAAAATATCAGAAAGCACAGCTCCTGGGGCAAAGTTTCTGCTGGAGAGGGCGCTGGATTCTGACGTGGGGCCGAACAGCCTGAGGAACTACACCATCAGTGCCAATGCCTATTTCCACATCCACGTGCACGATGGAGGGGAGGGCACTATCTTCCCTGAATTGGTACTGGATCGAACGCTGGACCGAGAAGAAATAGCGGAGTTCACCTTAACTCTCACAGCTTTAGATGGTGGATCTCCACCCAGGTCTGGGACCGCCCTGGTGCGCATCCTGGTGTTGGACATAAATGACAACTCCCCTGTATTCGTGCAGTCCCTCTACAAAGTACAGTCACTTGAAAACACTCCTGTTGGCTCCTTGGTTGTTGCCGTGTCTGCTAGGGATTTAGACACGGGAAGTTACGGAGAGATAGCATACACATTTTTTTATGCCACTGAAAGAATTCTCCAAACGTTTCAAATCAACTCTACGACTGGAGATCTTTATCTTAAAGGTGAACTCAACTATGAAGCAATTCAAACTTACTCGATAACGATACAGGCCAAAGATGGTGGGGGACTTTCTGGAAAATGTACTGTGGTTGTAGAGGTAATGGATGTAAATGATAACTCACCTGAACTTCTCATGTCATCGCTTACTAGCCCGATTGCGGAGAACTCACCAGAGACAGTCGTGGCTGTTTTCAGAATTAGAGACAGAGATTCAGGGAACAATGGGAAAACCATGTGCTCCATTCCGCATGATCTTCCCTTTGTTCTGAAGCCATCTGTGGAAAATTTCTATACTCTAGTAACAGAGACGCCTTTAGATAGAGAAACGCAATCCGAGTACAACATCACCATCACAGTCACTGACATGGGCACACCAAGGCTCACAACCCAGCACACCATAACAGTGCAGGTCTCTGACGTCAACGACAACGCCCCCGCCTTCACACAAAGCTCCTACACCCTGTTTGTCCACGAGAACAACAGCCCCGCCCTGCACATAGGCACCATCAGCGCCACAGACTCAGACTCAGGCTCCAATGCCCACATCACCTACTCGCTGCTGCCCACCCACGACCCACAGCTGGATCTCTCCTCGCTCATCTCCATCAATGCTGACAATGGGCAGCTGTTCGCGCTCAGGGCGCTGGACTACGAGACCCTAAAGACCTTCGAGTTCCACGTGGGCGCCATGGACCAAGGCTCGCCTGCGCTCAGTAGCCAGGCGCTGGTGCACGTGCTGGTGCTGGACGCCAATGACAATGCGCCCTTCGTGCTCTACCCGCTCCAGAACGCCTCTGCGCCCTTCACAGAGCTGCTGCCCAGGGCGGCAGAGCCAGGCTACCTGGTAACCAAGGTAGTGGCTGTGGACCGCGACTCAGGACAGAATGCCTGGCTGTCGTTCCAGCTGCTGAAGGCCACGGAACCTGGACTGTTCAGCGTGTGGGCTCATAATGGTGAGGTGCGCACCTCCAGGCTGCTGAGTGAGCGCGATGCTCCCAAgcacaggctgctgctgctggtcaaggacaatggcgatccTCCGCGGTCTGCCAGTGTCACTCTGCATGTGCTGCTGGTGGATGGCTTCTCTCagccctacctgcctctgcctgaggtGGCGCGCGACACCACACAGGAGGGAGACCTGCTTACATTGTACCTGGTCATTGCCTTGGCGTCTGTGTCTTCGCTCTTCctcttgtctgtgctgctgttcgTGGGGGTGAGGCTGTGCAGGAGAGCCAGGACGGCCTCTCTTGGTGGCTGCTCTGCTCCTGAAGGACACTTTCCTGGACACCTGGTGGATGTCAGCGGGACAGGGACTCTGTCCCAGAGCTACCAGTATGAGGTGTGTCTGACAGGGGACTCTGGGACTGGTGAGTTCAAATTCTTGAAACCAATTTTACCTGATTTCCAAGACCATCCTCTTGGACCAGAAATGGGCGAAAATTCCAACTGTAGAAACAACTGGGGTTTCGGCATTCAgttaaaatag
- the LOC119814539 gene encoding protocadherin beta-16-like, translated as MGTARMHKLRQRQVLAFFVLLSVSEAGRELGPYSIEEEMDKGSFVANLGKDLGVELAEISTRRARIISRENREHLQLNVQSGDLLVTEKLDREELCGSTEPCVLHFQVLMENPLEVFQAELRVKDINDHSPVFTEKEMMLRIPENSPLGNTFPLNNALDSDVEINNIQSYQVSSNSHFLVVTRNRSDGRKYPELVLEKELDREEEPELRLTLIALDGGSPPRSGMARVLIEVVDTNDNAPEFQQSTYQVQIPENRPPGSLVVTVSANDLDIGDYGKVLYALSQPSEDISKTLEVNPVTGEVRLRKEVDFETISSYEVDIKATDGGGLSGKCTLLLQVVDVNDNPPEVMLSALTSPVPENSPDEVVAVFSVRDADSGNNGKVISSIQEDLPFLLKPSGKNFYTLLTKRALDREEKEQYNITITATDLGTPRLTTQHTITVQVSDVNDNAPAFTQSSYTLFVHENNSPALHIGTISATDSDSGSNAHITYSLLPTHDPQLDLASLISINADNGQLFALRALDYEALKTLEFHVGATDQGLPALSSQALVHVLVLDANDNAPFVLYPLQNASAPYTELLPRAAEPGYLVTKVVAVDRDSGQNAWLSFQLLKATEPGLFSVWAHNGEVRTSRMLSERDSPKHRLLLLVKDNGDPPRSASVTLQVLLVDGFSQPFLPLPEVVRDPAQDEDALTLYLVIALASVSSLFLLSVLLFVGVRLCRRVRASTLGGCSVPDGHFPGHLVDVSGAGTLSQSYQYEVCLMGDSSGTSDFKFLQPVLPSSLAQSSGEKVVENSTLQNSFGFNHY; from the coding sequence aTGGGGACTGCACGGATGCACAAACTGAGACAAAGGCAagtcctggctttctttgttttgctgaGTGTGtctgaggcaggcagggagcTGGGTCCCTATTCCatagaggaagagatggacaaGGGCTCCTTTGTGGCAAATCTTGGGAAAGATCTGGGTGTGGAACTGGCAGAGATATCCACCCGCAGGGCTCGTATCATTTCCCGGGAAAACAGAGAGCACCTGCAGCTCAATGTTCAGTCTGGAGATTTGCTCGTAACTGAGAAGCTAGATCGAGAGGAGCTATGTGGCTCCACTGAGCCTTGTGTTCTGCACTTCCAAGTGTTAATGGAAAACCCTTTGGAGGTATTTCAGGCTGAACTGAGGGTGAAGGACATAAATGACCATTCTCCAGTGttcactgaaaaagaaatgatGCTGAGAATACCAGAAAACAGCCCTCTGGGAAACACATTCCCTTTAAATAATGCTCTGGACTCAGACGTAGAAATTAACAATATTCAGAGCTATCAAGTCAGCTCGAACTCTCATTTCCTGGTTGTAACCCGCAACCGCAGTGACGGCAGGAAGTACCCAGagctggtgctggagaaagaactgGATCGGGAGGAGGAGCCTGAGCTGAGGTTAACCCTGATAGCCTTGGATGGTGGCTCTCCTCCCCGGTCTGGGATGGCGCGGGTTCTCATTGAAGTAGTGGACACCAACGATAATGCACCCGAGTTTCAGCAGTCAACTTACCAAGTGCAAATTCCGGAGAACCGCCCTCCTGGGTCCCTGGTCGTCACAGTCTCAGCCAATGACTTAGACATCGGAGATTATGGGAAAGTATTGTACGCACTCTCCCAGCCTTCAGAAGATATCAGCAAGACATTAGAAGTAAATCCAGTAACGGGGGAAGTTCGGCTACGAAAAGAGGTAGATTTTGAAACAATTTCCTCTTATGAAGTGGATATTAAGGCCACGGATGGGGGAGGTCTCTCAGGAAAATGCACGCTGCTCTTGCAGGTGGTGGATGTGAACGACAACCCCCCAGAAGTGATGCTATCTGCACTTACCAGCCCAGTTCCAGAAAACTCCCCGGATGAGGTAGTTGCTGTTTTCAGTGTTAGAGATGCCGACTCAGGGAACAATGGGAAGGTGATTTCCTCCATCCAGGAGgaccttccctttcttctgaaaCCCTCAGGAAAGAACTTTTACACTTTATTAACGAAGAGAGCgctagacagagaagaaaaagagcagtaCAACATCACCATCACAGCCACCGACCTGGGCACACCCAGGCTCACAACCCAGCACACCATAACAGTGCAGGTCTCTGACGTCAACGACAACGCCCCTGCCTTCACACAAAGCTCCTACACCCTGTTTGTCCACGAGAACAACAGCCCCGCCCTGCACATAGGCACCATCAGCGCCACAGACTCAGACTCAGGCTCCAATGCCCACATCACCTACTCGCTGCTGCCCACTCACGACCCACAGCTGGATCTCGCCTCGCTCATCTCCATCAATGCTGACAACGGGCAGCTGTTCGCGCTCAGGGCGCTGGACTATGAGGCCCTGAAGACCTTAGAGTTCCATGTGGGCGCCACAGACCAAGGCTTGCCTGCGCTCAGTAGCCAGGCGCTGGTGCACGTGCTGGTGCTGGACGCCAACGACAATGCGCCCTTCGTGCTCTACCCGCTGCAGAACGCCTCTGCGCCCTACACAGAGCTGCTGCCCAGGGCGGCAGAGCCTGGTTACCTGGTCACCAAGGTGGTGGCTGTGGACCGCGACTCTGGCCAGAATGCCTGGCTGTCGTTCCAGCTGCTGAAGGCCACGGAGCCAGGGCTGTTCAGCGTGTGGGCTCACAATGGCGAGGTGCGCACCTCCAGGATGCTGAGTGAGCGCGATTCGCCCAAgcacaggctgctgctgctggtcaaggacaatggcgatccTCCGCGGTCTGCCAGTGTCACTCTGCAAGTGCTGCTGGTGGATGGCTTCTCTcagcccttcctgcctctgcctgaggtGGTGCGCGACCCTGCCCAGGATGAGGATGCGCTCACGCTGTACCTGGTCATCGCCTTGGCGTCTGTGTCTTCGCTCTTCctcttgtctgtgctgctgtttgTGGGGGTGAGGCTGTGCAGGAGGGTCAGGGCGTCCACTCTGGGTGGCTGCTCTGTGCCTGACGGCCATTTTCCTGGTCACCTGGTGGATGTCAGCGGGGCAGGGACTCTGTCCCAGAGCTACCAGTATGAGGTATGTCTGATGGGCGATTCTTCTGGGACCAGCGATTTTAAATTCTTACAGCCAGTTCTTCCTAGCTCCTTGGCCCAGTCCTCTGGGGAAAAAGTGGTAGAAAATTCTACCCTCCAGAATAGTTTTGgatttaatcattattag
- the LOC119814540 gene encoding protocadherin beta-18-like, producing the protein MASRGSRFSRQRQVLFLFLFWELCLAGSEFARYSVTEEAERGSFVANLAKELGLGVEALAAKRTRVVSDDNKQRLLLDFHTGDLLTNEKLDREKLCGSTEPCILYFQILMDNPFQIYRAELRIVDINDHSPAFQDKEMILKIPESTAVGAAFQLQRALDSDAGRNGIQNYTISPNSPFHITIHDSDEGVIYPELVLDKPLDWEEEREFSLQLTAFDGGSPPRSGTATVRILVLDINDNAPQFSQKLYQTQAPENSSVGLPLVKVSAEDVDSGVNAEVSYSFFDASEDIRATFQINPFSGEIVLKALLDYELVKSYKLNIQAVDGGGLSAKCTVLVHVLDINDNSPELIISSLVNEVVENSPETVLAVFRINDRDSGENGKTVCYIQKNLPFLLRPSVDNFYILMTEGALDRETRSQYNITITVTDMGTPRLTTQHTITVQVSDVNDNAPAFTQSSYTLFVQENNSPALHIGTISATDSDSDSNAHITYSLLPTQDSQLDLSSLISINADNGQLFALRALDYEALQTFEFHVGATDQGSPALSSQALVRVLVLDANDNAPFVLYPLQNASAPFTELLPRAAEPGYLVTKVVAVDSDSGQNAWLSFQLLKATEPGLFSVWTHNGEVRTSRLLSERDSPKHRLLLLVKDNGDPPRSSSVTLHVLLVDGFSQPYLPLPEVVRDPAQDEDALTLYLVIALASVSSLFLLSVLLFVGVRLCRRARASSLRACSVPEGHFPGHLVDVSGMGTLSQSYQYDVCLMGGSSDTNDFKFLKPIIHPDVHAHGSQSNGDEKPIF; encoded by the coding sequence atggCATCCAGAGGGTCACGCTTCTCCAGACAAAGGCAAGtgctatttctctttctgttctgggAACTATGTTTGGCAGGCTCTGAGTTTGCACGTTATTCTGTAACcgaggaagcagaaaggggatCCTTTGTGGCGAATCTGGCAAAGGAACTAGGGCTAGGGGTGGAAGCTCTGGCTGCAAAGAGAACTAGGGTGGTTTCTGATGATAACAAACAGCGTTTGCTCCTGGATTTTCACACTGGAGATTTGCTCACAAATGAGAAACTGGACCGGGAGAAGCTGTGTGGCTCCACAGAGCCCTGTATACTCTATTTCCAGATTTTAATGGATAACCCCTTTCAGATTTACCGGGCTGAGCTGAGAATCGTGGATATAAATGATCACTCACCCGCCTTCCAGGACAaagagatgattttaaaaataccagAAAGCACAGCCGTGGGAGCAGCATTTCAATTACAAAGAGCACTAGACTCAGATGCAGGACGCAATGGCATCCAAAACTACACCATCAGCCCCAACTCGCCTTTTCATATAACAATTCATGACAGCGACGAAGGGGTGATATACCCAGAGCTGGTGCTAGACAAACCTCTAGATTGGGAAGAGGAGCGGGAGTTCAGTTTACAACTCACCGCATTTGATGGCGGGTCTCCGCCCAGGTCAGGAACAGCCACTGTACGTATTCTGGTCTTGGACATCAATGATAATGCCCCGCAGTTTTCCCAGAAACTTTATCAAACCCAGGCTCCAGAAAATAGCTCAGTAGGACTTCCTCTTGTTAAAGTCTCTGCAGAAGATGTGGACTCAGGAGTCAATGCTGAAGTATCCTATTCGTTTTTTGATGCTTCCGAAGATATTCGAGCAACCTTTCAAATCAACCCTTTCTCGGGGGAAATCGTGCTCAAAGCCTTGCTTGATTATGAGTTAGTAAAGTCCTATAAGTTAAATATACAGGCAGTTGATGGTGGAGGCCTTTCTGCTAAATGTACGGTTTTAGTCCATGTTTTAGACATCAATGACAACTCCCCAGAACTGATCATATCATCACTAGTCAACGAAGTTGTTGAGAACTCTCCCGAAACCGTGCTGGCAGTTTTTAGGATCAACGACAGAGACTctggagaaaatggaaagaccgtTTGCTACATTCAAAAAAATCTGCCTTTCCTTCTAAGACCTTCTGTAGACAATTTTTACATCCTAATGACAGAAGGAGCTCTGGACAGAGAGACCAGATCACAATACAACATCACCATCACAGTCACCGACATGGGCACACCCAGGCTCACAACTCAGCACACCATAACAGTGCAGGTCTCTGACGTCAACGACAACGCCCCCGCCTTCACTCAAAGCTCCTACACCCTGTTTGTCCAAGAGAACAACAGCCCCGCCCTGCACATAGGCACCATCAGCGCCACAGACTCAGACTCAGACTCCAATGCCCACATCACCTACTCGCTGCTGCCCACCCAGGACTCACAGCTGGATCTCTCCTCGCTCATCTCCATCAATGCTGACAACGGGCAGCTGTTCGCGCTCAGGGCGCTGGACTACGAGGCCCTGCAGACCTTCGAGTTCCACGTGGGCGCCACAGACCAAGGCTCGCCTGCGCTCAGTAGCCAGGCGCTGGTGCGCGTGCTGGTGCTGGACGCCAACGACAATGCGCCCTTCGTGCTCTACCCGCTGCAGAACGCCTCTGCGCCCTTCACAGAGCTGCTGCCCAGGGCGGCAGAGCCAGGTTACCTGGTCACCAAGGTGGTGGCTGTGGACAGCGACTCGGGACAGAATGCCTGGCTGTCGTTCCAGCTGCTCAAAGCCACGGAGCCAGGGCTGTTTAGTGTATGGACTCATAATGGCGAGGTGCGCACCTCCAGGCTGCTGAGTGAGCGCGATTCGCCCAAgcacaggctgctgctgctggtcaaggacaatggcgatccTCCGCGGTCTTCCAGTGTCACTCTGCATGTGCTGCTGGTGGATGGCTTCTCTCagccctacctgcctctgcctgaggtGGTACGTGATCCTGCCCAGGATGAGGATGCGCTCACGCTGTACCTGGTCATCGCCTTGGCGTCTGTGTCTTCGCTCTTCCTCTTGTCTGTGCTGTTGTTCGTGGGGGTGAGACTGTGCAGGAGGGCCAGGGCATCCTCGCTGAGGGCCTGCTCCGTGCCGGAGGGACACTTTCCTGGCCACCTGGTGGATGTCAGCGGCATGGGCACCCTGTCCCAAAGCTACCAATATGATGTGTGTCTGATGGGAGGCTCTTCTGATACCAATGATTTCAAGTTCCTGAAACCAATAATACATCCCGATGTTCATGCTCATGGCTCCCAGAGCAATGGTGATGAAAAGCCCATATTTTGA
- the LOC119814354 gene encoding protocadherin beta-11-like, whose product MENGGGSHLQTRQVLLLFVLLGVSQAHAEPGRLSVVEETLSGALVGNLAKDLGLEVGELSSRGAQVVSKDNKLPLQLNINTGDLLLSEPLDREELCGPTEPCLLHFQVLIKNPLQILQVELQVRDINDNSPIFLEKEMVLEIPENSPVGAVFLLESATDLDVGTNAVKNYVISQNSHFHITMRVNPDGRKYPELVLDKALDYEEQPELSLILTAVDGGTPPRSGTALVRVEVIDTNDNSPEFEHMFYEVKIPEDSILGSLVITASAWDLDSGINGEVSYAFSHTSEDIQKTFAINKNSGEISLIGYLDFETIESYSIIIKATDRGGLFGKSTVRIQVMDVNDNSPEISVSSFTSPIPENTPETLVMVFSIQDKDSGENSRMVCSIPEDLPFVLKSSIENYYHLETEGALDRESRAEYNITITVSDMGTPRLTTQHNITVEVSDVNDNAPAFTQSSYTLFVQENNSPALHIGTISATDSDSGSNAHITYSLLPTQDSQLDLSSLISINADNGQLFALRALDYEALQTFEFHVGAIDQGSPALSSQALVRVLVLDANDNAPFVLYPLQNASAPFTELLPRAAEPGYLVTKVVAVDRDSGQNAWLSFQLLKATEPGLFNVWAHNGEVRTSRLLSERDAPKHRLLLQVKDNGDPPRSASVTLQVLLVDGFSQPYLPLPEVVRDPSQDEDALTLYLVIALASVSSLFLLSVLLFVGVRLCRRARAASLGGCSVPEGHFPGHLVDVSGAGTLSQSYQYEVCLMGGTGTNEFKFLKPVPPNLPLQFPRKEMDESPTLRNSFGLFNDSS is encoded by the coding sequence ATGGAGAACGGAGGAGGAAGCCATCTGCAGACAAGGCAAGtcctgcttctctttgttttgctGGGAGTGTCTCAAGCACACGCTGAGCCGGGGAGGCTTTCAGTGGTGGAGGAGACCCTGAGTGGGGCCTTGGTAGGCAATTTGGCAAAAGACCTGGGGCTCGAGGTGGGTGAGCTGTCTTCACGGGGGGCTCAAGTGGTCTCTAAGGATAACAAACTGCCTTTGCAATTGAACATAAATACAGGAGATTTGCTCCTAAGCGAACCGCTAGACAGAGAGGAGCTGTGTGGCCCCACTGAGCCCTGCCTGCTGCATTTCCAGGTGTTAATAAAAAATCCCTTACAGATTTTGCAAGTTGAGCTGCAGGTGAGGGATATCAATGACAATTCCCCCATATTCTTGGAAAAGGAAATGGTTCTAGAAATCCCGGAGAATAGCCCTGTTGGTGCTGTGTTCCTACTAGAAAGTGCAACAGATTTGGATGTAGGAACCAATGCTGTGAAAAACTATGTGATAAGCCAGAACTCTCATTTCCACATTACAATGAGAGTTAATCCTGATGGCAGGAAATACCCAGAGTTAGTTTTGGATAAGGCACTGGATTATGAGGAACAGCCAGAGCTCAGTCTCATCCTCACTGCTGTGGATGGGGGGACTCCCCCCAGGTCTGGGACTGCCTTGGTTCGTGTGGAAGTCATAGATACTAATGACAACTCCCCCGAGTTTGAGCATATGTTCTATGAAGTGAAGATTCCAGAGGACAGCATCCTTGGCTCACTGGTTATCACTGCATCGGCTTGGGATCTAGACTCGGGAATTAATGGTGAAGTATCCTACGCCTTTTCTCACACATCAGAGGATATTCAAAAGACATTTGCAATCAATAAAAACTCTGGAGAAATAAGCTTAATAGGCTATTTGGACTTTGAAACAATAGAATCCTACTCAATAATCATTAAAGCTACGGATCGAGGAGGACTTTTTGGGAAATCTACAGTAAGAATTCAGGTGATGGATGTGAATGATAATTCTCCGGAAATTTCTGTGTCATCATTTACCAGTCCAATCCCAGAAAATACCCCAGAGACGTTAGTTATGGTTTTTAGTATCCAAGACAAGGACTCAGGAGAGAACAGCAGAATGGTCTGTTCTATTCCAGAGGACCTCCCGTTTGTCCTAAAGTCGTCAATTGAAAATTACTACCACTTAGAAACGGAGGGAGCactggacagagagagcagagctgAGTACAACATCACCATCACAGTCAGTGACATGGGGACACCCAGGCTCACAACCCAGCACAACATAACAGTGGAGGTCTCTGACGTCAACGACAACGCCCCCGCCTTCACACAAAGCTCCTACACCCTGTTTGTCCAAGAGAACAACAGCCCCGCCCTGCACATAGGCACCATCAGCGCCACAGACTCAGACTCAGGCTCCAATGCCCACATCACCTACTCGCTGCTGCCCACCCAGGACTCACAGCTGGATCTCTCCTCGCTCATCTCCATCAATGCCGACAACGGTCAGCTGTTCGCGCTCAGGGCGCTGGACTACGAGGCCCTGCAGACCTTCGAGTTCCACGTGGGCGCCATAGACCAAGGCTCGCCCGCTCTCAGCAGCCAGGCGCTGGTGCGCGTGCTGGTGCTGGACGCCAACGACAATGCGCCCTTCGTGCTCTACCCGCTGCAGAACGCCTCTGCGCCCTTCACAGAGCTGCTGCCCAGGGCGGCAGAGCCTGGCTATCTGGTCACCAAGGTGGTGGCGGTGGACCGCGACTCTGGCCAGAATGCCTGGCTATCGTTCCAGCTGCTGAAGGCCACGGAGCCCGGACTGTTCAACGTGTGGGCTCACAATGGCGAGGTGCGCACCTCCAGGCTGCTGAGTGAGCGCGATGCGCCCAAGCACAGGCTGCTGCTGCaggtcaaggacaatggcgatccTCCGCGGTCTGCCAGTGTCACTCTGCAAGTGCTGCTGGTGGATGGCTTCTCTCagccctacctgcctctgccgGAGGTGGTACGCGATCCCTCCCAGGATGAGGATGCGCTCACGCTGTACCTGGTCATCGCTTTGGCGTCTGTGTCTTCGCTCTTCctcttgtctgtgctgctgttcgTGGGAGTGAGGCTGTGCAGAAGGGCCAGAGCGGCCTCTCTGGGTGGCTGTTCTGTGCCTGAGGGACACTTTCCTGGCCACCTGGTGGACGTCAGTGGGGCGGGGACCTTGTCCCAGAGCTACCAGTATGAGGTGTGTCTAATGGGAGGTACTGGCACAAATGAGTTCAAATTCCTGAAGCCAGTTCCTCCCAATCTACCACTCCAGTTCCCCAGGAAAGAAATGGACGAAAGTCCTACTTTACGCAATAGTTTCGGGTTATTTAACGACAGCAGCTGA